The Juglans regia cultivar Chandler chromosome 10, Walnut 2.0, whole genome shotgun sequence genome includes the window GTTAACACTTCTCTTCCCTTGTGTGTGAGATACAGTTACAGTCTCCTTTAGTTTTCAGATTCTTCTGCATCTAAAGTCTCCTAAAAGTAAATCATGTGAATTACTAGaggaaaattgaaaagaagacCGAAAGCATTGCATAAACAAGAAAGTCATGCCCATGTTCAGAAACTCCATGGTTCCTTGCAGTataagttgtaaaaatcagatATTCATGAATGATGTTGTTGCAGAAGCATCAGGTTAAGAAGGCAAGAATAAATACATACCTGTAGTCCCGCAAGAGCTGGAAGGTGATGCTCTCCATGATGGAAAGAGGGAGTGAGTGAAAGACAGAATGGTCGCTGAAAGCAAGCTTAAATGCCTTTTGAGCTTGGAAAAATCATCTGCATTGAAAACGTGGTTTTGTATGACCTGACAAAAAACGCAACACAATGATTTCTCTCAGCCATTAAAACATGAAGATAACGTTGAAGAAGCTTTGATTTGTCAGGATATTTGACGCAGGTACTTCTtctaacataaaagaaaaaaaactattatcCCACGCATTCTTACCGCTCGACCGCTCGTCCCAGTTCCCGTGAAACAATAATGGTGCTTTTGGTATCCACCCACTTAAGGGGTTTCGTTATCAGAGAGCGACAGATAGCTAAAATGGACGTGAATGACCACAGTGGGAAACTCTGACTCATAATCAAACGTAAAAACAACGAGACTAGTACCTTTCAAAAGATgacttttataatttatatatatatatatatatatatatattatatgtgtgtgtgaattttgttacttataatttttacacattatatttattttaattttttaattttaatttttttaaattaatttaatttttatatttattatccatacatcacacatttaataaaaaaaaattatatataatatatagtataaagatgataattagaatttatatatatatatattatagtacttGTTATATGAATTTAAAGCCTTACCGTCATCATATATCTTCTgtttagataaaattaaaaaatatagagcGGTGTTATTCCAATGGAAAGTTTGGTATTGAATAGATGCTGAATAgtgtaaataacttttttttttcaaatatttcttaaatcattttaaaaaaatttataaacttattaaaaagacatttcattaactattaagtaaaattaaaatacaattcgatagaaaaaatatcaaaatacatatTCGGTGAGAGTAGtgtttctcaaaaataaaactagGCCCCTatcaaatttatcaaaactaatACAAGTAGACCCTCGTAATTCTTAAGacttatataacatataattatataaattaacataattgcTACAGGTACCCGGGATTGCGTACCGTTTGAGGAACTGGCTGACGTGGCCGGTATTATTtatattaccaaaaaaaatcgaaaacaGATGCAGAAGCAAATCAAACCCATCCCCAAAGCCATAATCGTCTCAGTAGCTACAGATCCCCCAGCgccaaaattcaaaatcagtCTCACTTGCAAagcaaaccaaagaaaaaagctGTAGCGTCTCTTGCAAAATCGGTCTCACTTGCAAAATCAGTTTCACCTACAAAGCAAACCAATATCTGTCTCAAAAATCAAACCCACGACAGGGTACTTGTAGCGTCGCCGAACCCCATAGTCTAGGAGAAAGATCTGGATATGTGCCGATGGTCTATTTCTAAAAAAGAGGTTGTGCCCGTACTGTGGGTATGAGCATCGTTTGGCCTTTTGTTTTACCTTTTATATTACCACTtctgcatatgaaaataaaagaacataGAGATTAaattcatgcaaaaaaaaatagggcttttttgttttgattatgaacattttTGTTGGACCATATCATTGCTAAAGTCTCCCAGTAGTTTTGCATAAtgtaatattgatttattttgcaATTCTTCTCtccatggatttttttttcatataaaagcTATTCTATAATATGAAGATAGGAGTGCTGTGAAAAAAgtgagaagatgaagatgagaagaagatgtgCAATAGATGCAAAGAAGTGAGACGAAAAAATAGGTCTGCACGAAGAACCTGATCTTGTTCATCTCCATGTTTGAACCAAATCGCAGTGATTTTGGGTATAAACGAAATGCCCCATTTCATTTTGTATACGTGGATGGCCGTGTATGCCGGGTTCTCCAACCCCGGGTGCAAGTAgcttttttcataaattaaatcgatatgattttaagtatcATCATTTGTCACCTTTTATATTGCGTAAAATGTGATAAgttatgaacaaaaaaaattaacaaaaaagagtgtgtgaggtttgTGAAAGCAAGATTTGAGGGTCGAGGATCCATGTTGACATtgccaaaaagaaacaaaaccatTATCCCTTGTCTCTTTGATCAACATGTAAAGATGATTCGGTTGGGTGTTCAAGATCGTTCAAGAAATTGAGTTTGTCACTGAGAGAAAAAGGAGACGTGCTGCatcgtgggagagagagagagagcacgcTCATTTCGACGATGACATTGATAATGACAAGATTGCTCTAGATGTCAATGATGTTGTTCTTTCCCATCACAAGCAAAATAGGAAggagaaggaaaacaaaatcaCTGCATCAAAGACTACACTACATGTACAGACTCTCCACCATAGCCAGAGACACGGGCGTGGACTTGTACTCCCCACCCccacctttctctctctctccgtctcacCTCCGATCCTTTGTTACGCTTTCCAAATGTCTTTTCAAACTAGCATTTCCTCTGGCAAGTTGAATTGTTACTCACAGGTGGTCGAATAGACACCATGGATGGCTTTTCTCGGTCTCTGGCAGATATGGGTTAGACCCTTTTCAAAACCAAGCAAAACCCATCTCTGGATTCCGGGGATAGGCGAGTTTCGGTTGGCAATTTGATGTATTTGTTCGGGAACGTTGAGTCAAACCGGGTTTACATTGTTCTAATGGCGAACGATATCTTCTATCTGGCTTGTTAATGGtatttatttgatatgattCTTGGTTTCCTGGTTTTCTTTCGGCTACTTTAATTGCCCTGCTCTTAAAGTTGGCGACTTTATGGTTTTAGCTGGCtgtttttgttcaactttttctGTCTTCCTTCCTTGTGGATATATAGGTAGGTGAAAATTGGAGTtcaagtttatgattttatggatTTAGGTGGACTCTTTTAAGCAAATGCATGTCGTTGGTTGGTCATTCTTCTATTTTAATTTGGGGATTTTGAGGAGTAATAGATTCGTATTGCCAAAAGCAAAAAGTATAACTTTTTATTACCgaaaagaaaatagttttcACAAATAAATGCAAATCCATACGAAATCATTTTTATACACTTTAGAAGCTTCCACAGGTACTTGATAGAATACAAATTCACACGccacaaaaattataaagattagaaatttatgatcTTTCATAAGTACTTCATAACATGCCACAAGAAGTGCTTACCATGATCATACAAATATTCTCCAACGGTTGAAGACCCAATCATTGATCCAAAAATTTTAGGACTGttagatactaatttggttaagctTTTAACTCTCaggatcataacatttcatcacaCTTCCTAATACGACGTCCACAGCAGCCCACTCTATCGACACTGACTCGGTGGTAGCCCTTTTCGTTTTGGTGGCTTCACTCatctatcagtattcaatgacttaatACCATGCCCGCATATAGTACCAAGGCATTTTAATTCAGCCTATATGTTGCCCCCTCCGTGACTTGAACTCGTGACGTGGttcttgctctgataccaattgttaaagacTCAATTATTGATCCAAAAACTCTAgaactgttggatactaatttggttaagctTTTATTATAATACCAATTGTTCAAGTGATTTGCCATAGACTGACCTTTCATAAAACTGAACCTAGAAACTACAACCGTGCTAAAGATATCTGTCAAGAACTTCAGATTCATTGATGCATTAACGATCTTTATTCATATGCAGAATATATCTAGGCAATTGaccttttgaaaatatatattcattcaagaaaaagaaaaagaaaaagaaaacgaagaagCAACTGGACAGGCAGAACTTCAATGTGACGTTTTCAATCTTTCGACCATCCAATCAAAGCAAGTATGATGGCAATTATGTTGCCACTGATTAGGGCCTTCAATAGTTTTTGCTTTTCAGGCGTGTATGGAGGGTACCTTACAGAGGCATCTCCATCAAAGCTTCTATATAGAACTGCCTTCTTATGGCTAAAAGCATCAAAAGAAAACTTCCCATGGTATGAGCCCATTCCACTCTCCCCAACTCCACCAAAAGGTAAACCCTCTACTACAACCTGCATTGTGAAGTTCATAAGATGTCAATGAAAAATTGATCAATTAGGTAGAACACAGGCAACTATAAAATGTGAGTCCGAATTTCGGAACCATGTGTACTTATAGCTGTATCTGCTTATATGTGGAGTAAATTAAACTAATACACAAACTCTGGAACCTTTGAAGACAACTCTAAAGTTAGGTCACAATaatatttcatgcattttcatgttCTCCTTACACACCAATGTTTCCTgtgaacaaataaaaatttgggAGTAGTAGATGTGACACTTTGATCAACTCTTTAAATTGTGAAAGTCTAATTCAATACTGTACACCTCATCTATATCTGTTATTTTGTTTCAAGTCTACAAGTGGagcaatttaaatttatatttcctGCTTTGGTCTGCACAGAGCATAAGATACAAATATTTGTTAAAAGTAAATCCACaacttttaatcattttattgtgtTCCTCAAATTTACTAATATGCTCTCACTCTGAAGAATTAAATTAGCATAGAGCTTATTTCTGCAGAATTttgttcataatattttttttataagtaaaaatattatatatatcaaaagaagaaaccaagtacacttaacaagaaaacaccttgcccaaaatgacccaaaaagcccagaAAACACAAGACCCGACCCCAACtccttgtttcccgtagaactaaaactctacccgaacaccCAATCCCAACTCCTTGATTCCTCcatttagacttccctctagttgagctaccacccttagcgtcgtaATTGATTGCCTAAAAAAGACGTTGTAACTTCCTGCTTtttttgaaacttgatttggtttcaagcgctTGGGTTGCCTTAATTGCagtgattagttctttaaattggtcttcacatctttcatgtgaaattccaaaagaggaaaaaaagaataagaataacAGAAATGTTGACAGCATGATTTGAACCTGCGCAGGCAAAGCCCAACAGATTTCGAGTCTGTCTCCTTAACCACTCGGACTAATATTAATGATCTTAAAATTATGGATATAACTATTAGTCAATCATCATAAAGCTTTTTCACATATGCCAATCATTCAGATCAGGCTAAACTGatgatgatatttttgtttgtattgaTGTCGGAATCCAACCGCGACTgtatatatgaaataagatcACGCTGGAATAAATGTGGCTAATCTATAAATTTCATGACGAGAATAATCACATGTATGATGGTATCATTGATGAGCATTCCTCCAAGAGATATATTTTGCACAAAAGCCTTCTTCAGCTGCTCATCATTAGTGAAGAGATATGCAGCAAGGGGCTTTGGTTTTGAGTTTATCACTTCAAAGTTGTCTTCCAGGTTCTCAACCTGTTGACAAACCAGGAGAAAAATTGAAAGTGTCTATATATCTTGTGTCTTAGTGAAGGCACTGCTGACATGACTTCTTTTAGAATCCATTGCTGTGCACAAATCTTGGCCATGAGAAGTGATACTTTTACAGGAAGAAGAGCTGAGGGAACGTGACCATTTTGACACGAGAAGCAATGGTGTCACCACCATtaactctgtgtgtgtgtgtagagagagagagagagagagagagagagagtgagcatTGAGGTGTCTAAAAATTTAGGAGATGATTGGAGAGAAATAGTGAGTTTACTTCATCAATATAGAGCACTTTCTCCCTGACAATATCACTAGGAACAAGCCTTAGAGGAAgatgtacttaagaaaaatgttactttgCCCACTCTATTTGCCTcctcattttgacacctcatgtattttaattttttttttctttacttaataattaagaaagtgactattaatatattgatatttttttaaatttttttttgaaatgttaaaaaaattgaggaaaaataaaaaagaaacttttaaCTAACGGTAACAATGAGAAGTGCACTCTGAGCGGCAAAGTAGCACCGCTCTGTACTTAATATAACTATAGTGCTCACAATGAGAATGGGTACTAAAGGCCCAAATTTCTTCTCCTGCATTATCAGTGAGTCCTCTGGAACATCCAACAAGATGGTTGGAGTATCTTTCTGAAATAAATTTTAGGACAACTAGTGTAAAATGGTTTGTATAACATATGTAAGCATCAGCAAGCTAAATCGACTACTCACAATTGTTTCTCATCCCTTTGACCTCCAAAGACAACTTTATTGGATACATTAATCATCCTCATTCAAGAGCTTTACCAGAAGAGCAAAGTGAAAGGAGCTCACAATGCAGTAAATATCTTTTGATTTCAGTGAATCTTTCCCAAAAAACTTCTCCAGTTCAATCCTCAAAGAATGTATATGTAGAGTAGGCATGTATCAAGAAATATACCATTGAAGCATGTCATTTTTAAGCTTTGTCTTCACAGAGACAACCTTACCAACTTTGGAGCAAACTCTTTTGTTGTTATAATATGGTCAACACTGGTACAAGCTTGCCCATTATTGCATGCCCACTTGCCAGTAATTATTCTCCTAACAGCAACCTTAGGTTTGTAGAAGTTTAATCCATCATAGAAACTAAGTTGGAAAACATAATTCAAGCTCCAGGAGAAACACTTACTTGTAAGTTAGCGTTTGAATCAACAACAGCTGGGCACTTCCCTCCAAGTTCCAGAGTTATTGGTGTAAGGTGTACTGCAGCAGTAGCCATCACAATGCGACCTACTCTTGCACTACCTGTAGAAATCTCAGCAATTACTGCACAAGAGACGgctacgtttagatgttgagctgaactcaattctttatgaattgtagtgagttgagtagtagagAGAGTTATATGAaatccatctaaactgagtttaaaatgtatttggatgttaatatgagtttaatactttttatgggaagttgaaaaagattgtgggtcttacatataaagatgtcttaagttgaaaaaggttatgggtcTCACatgtaaggaggttttgagttgagatgagtttagtaatttgagagttgagtgtttagatgttagactcaacttaaaattagactgagctTAGCTGAGTCTTGTAACCAAACGTAgtcttaataattaaagtgaATGTTTTACTACTCTTATATCTCCAAACTGCATCAAGGGCTGCACCGTAGAACTATAATTGACAGTGCCTCCTCCAAGATGTAACTATGGCAAGGGAGTTCTCCTGCAACTTCTGTTTGTTGATACAAATATCAACGATTCAAGATCTTAGGATGTCAGAAGAAATTATGTAAGCCGATGAAATGCTAAAAAAAACCTGTGTACAGAATCCCATCCCACTTCTGATCAAGTAGTGCAGTTGTTTCATCGATGGCCCCTTCAACAGCTTTTATGGCAGAATTGTCTAGATATTCCTCTGCAAAATTTGAGACCAGCAACGATGTAGCAGGAGCAATTTCTGACGGTTTTAGGACCACAGCATTGCCAGCTGAAATAGCTCCAAATTCCAATTACCGGATCAAGGGATAACACAAgaaaatagatatattatatgttaacttagactgaaaaagaaaactaatttgTATGCGGATAATGCCATAAAActtgaataaattttataataaaaataaaacgtgaagtttatttaataatattgcaaAGCATTGATCAATGCAAGTTAGACaatttgaaaaaggaaagaaattaaaggGTATTGATTCTGATGTAGACTGCGTGAAACAAGATTCTCTTTTACATACAAAAAGGGAAGTTCCATGCAGAGATGATCAACACAACTCCTAATGGTTCTGACACTATTTCTGCTGATGATGGATATGTTGTAAACGAAGTTTTGAcctgaaaagtgttgagaatttGAATTAAGTTATGCTTGTgattgtttcaaattttggaGACAGCCACAACTTGTTATCTAGCAATAAAAGTAACTACTTTTAATCACCTTTTCTGGAATCATCCAACGACTCAATTCTTTTGAGTGCCAGCTTACACGAGGATTTGACTTGTGAAATCTGCatcaatcatattaattaattgacttCATGGGATAAATATATTAagcttaaatatattttgttgcaGAACAGAATTATCCCAAAGAgtggaaaaaattatatattgacgATCCAAGCCAATTATTTACAGATATAGGAAAGTTAACAGATTTAAGTgcatttgcaaaaaaaaaaaaaaaaaaattagcggTACCT containing:
- the LOC108983384 gene encoding aldehyde dehydrogenase family 3 member I1, chloroplastic-like yields the protein MSVVVEVEEKPKFDAGRVAMLVKELRKSFNAGRTRSFEWRVSQLKSIEKMLEEKRRRLLKLFLRTSQKPGLEAFCVISQVKSSCKLALKRIESLDDSRKAGNAVVLKPSEIAPATSLLVSNFAEEYLDNSAIKAVEGAIDETTALLDQKWDGILYTGSARVGRIVMATAAVHLTPITLELGGKCPAVVDSNANLQKDTPTILLDVPEDSLIMQEKKFGPLVPILIVSTIVILSTERCYFAAQSALLIVTVENLEDNFEVINSKPKPLAAYLFTNDEQLKKAFVQNISLGGMLINDTIIHVVVEGLPFGGVGESGMGSYHGKFSFDAFSHKKAVLYRSFDGDASVRYPPYTPEKQKLLKALISGNIIAIILALIGWSKD